The following DNA comes from Marinilabiliales bacterium.
CATTGACAAGGCGCGGCTGGAAAGGGTGGCCAAAATACATACGCCTGAAGAGGCTGCAAAGAACGGTGTTGAGCTAAAGTATGTTAACACGGCTGATGTGTCAGATCCTGTGTCGTACCTCAGGTCTCTTACCGGAGATGAGGGTTATGATGATGTGTTCGTATTTGCCCCTGTGCGACAGGTTGTCGAAACCGGAGACAGGATACTCGGTTTTGACGGTTGCCTCAACTTTTTTGCCGGCCCCTCGGATCCGGGGTTCAGCGCCGAAATGAATTTTTACAATGTGCATTACGCGTTTACCCATATTGTAGGAACCAGCGGTGGCAACACCGACGACATGAAGGAGGCCCTTGAGATGATGGCTGCCGGGAGGTTGAACCCCGCCGCCATGATAACCCATATCGGGGGACTCGATGCGGTGATAGACACCACGAAGCGCCTGCCGCAAATACCGGGCGGCAAGAAACTGATATATACCAATATCTCGCTTCCTCTGACAGCCATTGAGGATTTCGGTAAGCTCGGGCGCATTGATCCCTGCTTCAGGGAGCTCCACAGGATGCTTGAGGCCAACGACTTTATATGGTCGTCCGAAGCGGAGAGGTTCCTGCTCGAACATGCCACGCCGCAGAGGTAAAGCCGTAATACCATTTTTTAGCTTCGCACCGCGAATTTTTTAATC
Coding sequences within:
- a CDS encoding L-sorbose 1-phosphate reductase is translated as MKTKAIRLYGKNDIRLEEFELPEMKEDEILAQVVSDSICMSSYKAVTQGADHKRVPNDVHNNPTIIGHEFSGILLKVGRKWKDHFREGDKFSIQPAMNYKGSLDAPGYSFRYIGGNATHVIIPNEVMETDCLLPYNGESFFHASLSEPMSCVIGAFHASYHTKNGVYRHDMGIREGGKAAILAGAGPMGLGAIDYAIHCDRKPGLLVVTDIDKARLERVAKIHTPEEAAKNGVELKYVNTADVSDPVSYLRSLTGDEGYDDVFVFAPVRQVVETGDRILGFDGCLNFFAGPSDPGFSAEMNFYNVHYAFTHIVGTSGGNTDDMKEALEMMAAGRLNPAAMITHIGGLDAVIDTTKRLPQIPGGKKLIYTNISLPLTAIEDFGKLGRIDPCFRELHRMLEANDFIWSSEAERFLLEHATPQR